A region from the Spirochaeta thermophila DSM 6192 genome encodes:
- a CDS encoding LacI family DNA-binding transcriptional regulator has product MARKAGVSISTVSRVVNSPSRVRPSTREKVRAAIAELGFEPAADAAARARKHLRRVGVLTPFFTEASFVQRIRGVSDVLGPENFEVIIYTVKSETHLEEYLELLSMGGRVDALVSLSLMMEGPLLERLIDLRVPVVSVESALPGCSSVLIDNREGGRLAASYLLSKGYRRFSFIGEFSRQRFTLDATEQRLEGFLSRLEEEGIPRTSVRVAMCEFEEHTIQDQVEEFVAHHAVGEAVFASSDIVAARLLSAARNRGIGVPGELAILGFDDLDMAGYLGLSTISQALDQSGMIAARILLSHLENSELPAQKVFLELSVVERSTT; this is encoded by the coding sequence GTGGCCAGAAAGGCCGGGGTGAGCATCTCGACGGTCTCGCGGGTGGTCAACTCTCCCTCACGGGTGCGGCCCTCGACCAGGGAGAAGGTCAGAGCCGCCATTGCGGAGCTGGGTTTCGAACCCGCAGCCGATGCAGCCGCACGAGCGCGGAAACACCTCCGGAGGGTAGGGGTCCTCACCCCCTTCTTCACGGAGGCCTCGTTCGTCCAGCGTATACGCGGTGTCTCCGACGTACTCGGCCCCGAGAACTTCGAGGTGATCATCTATACCGTGAAGAGCGAGACCCACCTCGAGGAGTATCTCGAGTTGCTCTCCATGGGGGGGCGTGTGGACGCCCTCGTCTCCCTCAGCCTCATGATGGAAGGGCCCCTCCTCGAACGCCTCATCGATCTCCGCGTTCCTGTGGTATCGGTGGAGAGCGCCCTGCCCGGCTGTTCGTCCGTGCTCATCGACAATAGGGAGGGAGGGAGGCTCGCCGCCTCCTACCTGCTCTCGAAGGGATACCGTCGGTTCTCCTTCATAGGAGAGTTCTCCAGGCAACGCTTCACCTTGGATGCCACCGAGCAGCGTCTCGAGGGGTTCCTCTCCAGGCTGGAGGAAGAGGGGATCCCCCGGACCTCGGTCCGTGTGGCCATGTGTGAGTTCGAAGAGCACACGATCCAGGACCAGGTGGAGGAGTTCGTGGCCCACCACGCGGTGGGGGAAGCGGTCTTCGCCAGCTCGGACATCGTGGCCGCCCGTCTCCTCTCGGCCGCCCGCAACAGGGGTATCGGCGTTCCGGGCGAGCTCGCCATACTGGGATTCGACGACCTCGACATGGCCGGCTACCTGGGGCTTTCCACCATCTCCCAGGCGCTCGACCAGTCGGGGATGATCGCCGCGCGTATCCTCCTCTCCCATCTCGAGAACTCTGAGCTGCCGGCCCAGAAGGTGTTTCTCGAGCTCTCGGTGGTGGAGCGATCCACCACCTGA
- a CDS encoding iron-containing alcohol dehydrogenase, giving the protein MKSFTFWNYTRVVFGLEAEKELPSYIPLLGRKVLLHYGGGSIKKIGLYDVVVKALKDAGVEWVELGGVKPNPRLSLVHEGIELCRKEGVTGILAVGGGSVIDSAKAIAAGVKYEGDVWDFYAGKAQPKETLPVGVVLTIPAAGSETSGSSVVTKEDGQLKRGITYDILRPQFAILNPKWTLSLPWYQTACGISDMLAHVMERYFTTVPHVELTDRMAEGVMRTIIHQAYRLKEDPNDINARSEIMWAGTVAHNDLLGTGREGDWTSHGIEHEISGIYDLAHGAGLSIVFPAWLKYVLPKRTEKIAQFAHRVFGMDYYFDNPEETAREGVRRLEQFYRDMGLPVRLKEAGIDGSRIREMAEKTRDGKRPVGSFVQLSTDDIEKILTLALE; this is encoded by the coding sequence ATGAAGAGTTTCACGTTCTGGAACTATACGAGGGTGGTGTTCGGTCTCGAGGCCGAGAAGGAACTTCCCTCCTACATTCCTCTCCTGGGCCGGAAGGTACTCCTGCACTACGGGGGAGGGAGCATCAAAAAGATCGGGCTCTACGACGTGGTGGTGAAGGCCTTGAAGGATGCAGGGGTGGAGTGGGTCGAACTCGGCGGGGTGAAGCCCAATCCACGCCTCAGCCTGGTCCATGAGGGCATCGAGCTGTGCAGGAAGGAGGGGGTGACCGGGATCCTCGCGGTGGGCGGCGGGAGTGTGATCGACTCGGCCAAGGCGATCGCGGCCGGGGTGAAGTACGAGGGCGATGTGTGGGACTTCTATGCGGGGAAGGCCCAGCCAAAGGAGACCCTCCCGGTGGGCGTGGTGCTCACCATCCCTGCGGCGGGAAGCGAGACGAGCGGGAGCTCGGTCGTCACCAAGGAGGATGGCCAGCTCAAGCGCGGGATCACTTACGACATCCTCAGGCCGCAGTTCGCCATACTCAACCCCAAGTGGACGCTCTCCCTCCCGTGGTATCAGACGGCGTGCGGCATAAGCGACATGCTCGCCCACGTGATGGAGCGCTACTTCACCACGGTACCCCATGTGGAGTTGACCGACCGCATGGCCGAGGGGGTGATGCGCACCATCATCCACCAGGCCTATCGGCTCAAGGAGGATCCCAACGACATCAATGCCCGGAGCGAGATCATGTGGGCGGGTACGGTGGCACACAACGACCTGCTCGGCACAGGTCGTGAGGGTGATTGGACGAGCCATGGGATCGAGCACGAGATAAGCGGTATCTACGACCTGGCCCACGGCGCGGGGCTCAGTATCGTGTTCCCCGCATGGCTCAAGTACGTGCTCCCGAAGCGCACCGAGAAGATCGCCCAGTTCGCCCACAGGGTGTTCGGGATGGACTACTACTTCGACAATCCGGAGGAGACGGCACGCGAGGGTGTCCGTCGGCTCGAGCAGTTCTACCGGGACATGGGGCTGCCGGTGCGGCTCAAGGAGGCGGGTATCGACGGCTCCCGCATCAGGGAGATGGCCGAGAAGACGCGGGACGGGAAGCGGCCTGTGGGGAGTTTCGTGCAGCTCTCCACGGACGACATAGAGAAGATCCTCACGCTCGCCCTCGAGTAG
- a CDS encoding septal ring lytic transglycosylase RlpA family protein — protein MRGVCVLFLCAGILAAQSWYEEGVASWYGPGFAGKATASGEVYDPEEMTAAHRSLPFGALVRVWCRETGHAVVVRITDRGPFVEGRVIDLSRRAAEMLGFLEEGTAHVKVELLARQGFPQGGEGERPVYLQVGAFRKEANALRLGVRLAREGFWPEVHRGEEGVYRVVVAVQEVEEARRRLGGMGLGAVRWEGR, from the coding sequence ATGAGGGGCGTGTGCGTCCTTTTCCTGTGTGCGGGGATCCTCGCCGCCCAGTCCTGGTACGAGGAGGGGGTGGCCTCGTGGTACGGGCCCGGGTTCGCGGGCAAGGCCACGGCCTCGGGCGAGGTCTACGATCCCGAGGAGATGACGGCGGCGCACAGGAGCCTGCCGTTCGGCGCCCTGGTGCGGGTGTGGTGCCGGGAGACGGGGCACGCGGTGGTGGTGCGGATCACCGACAGGGGGCCGTTCGTGGAGGGAAGGGTGATCGATCTCTCGCGCCGCGCAGCCGAGATGTTGGGGTTCCTCGAGGAGGGGACGGCCCACGTGAAGGTGGAACTCCTCGCGAGGCAGGGGTTCCCCCAGGGTGGTGAGGGAGAGAGGCCGGTGTACCTGCAGGTGGGGGCCTTCCGGAAGGAGGCGAACGCCCTCCGGCTGGGGGTCCGGCTCGCCCGGGAGGGGTTCTGGCCGGAGGTGCACCGAGGGGAGGAGGGGGTCTACCGGGTGGTGGTGGCCGTGCAGGAGGTGGAGGAGGCGCGGAGGCGGCTTGGGGGGATGGGGTTGGGGGCGGTGAGGTGGGAGGGGCGGTAG